Within Xanthomonas theicola, the genomic segment CGGGGAGCCAGCGACAAGGCCGCGGCCTCCCGAGACTGGCTGGGGCGATCGGCTGTACGTCGATGACGAATCGCAGGGCGGCCCTGGCCTGCTCATGGCGCCGGCGGTTCGGGCTTCATCCCCGATCGCTATTCTCCGCTCCACGCTGGATCCAGCCGCGCAATGCGCGCGAACGCCGGGCAATCCTCGAGGTGCGCGCCGCGCAGATAGCCCAGGCTCATCAGGAATTGGCCGGTGATCTCGCCGCCGGTGAAGCGGAACGTACGCTTGAACAGCTTGATCCAGTCGGGCTTGTCGCGCGGGTGGTGCGCGTCCAGCCACGCGGCGAAGCTGCCGTGCGACTGGCGCAGCCCACGGATCACCTGGGCGTTGTGGATCGCCGCTTGCACCTTGCGCCGGTTGCGGACAATGCCGGGGTCGGCGAGCAGGCGCCGCACGTCGGCCTGGCCGTAGTCGGCGACGGTGTCTACGTCGAATCCGGCGTAGGCGGCGCGGAAGCCGGCGCGTTTCTTCAGCATCAGTTCCCAGCTCAGCCCGGCCTGGTTGATCTCCAGCAGCAGCCGCTCGAACAGTTCGCGTTCGCCGCGCAGCGGGACGCCGTATTCGTCGTCATGGTAGGGGCCGTGCAATGGATGGCCAGGGGCGCTGTCGCAATAGGTAGTCATGCGGCGTGGACTCCGTCAGTCGTCCTGGTGGTCGTCTTCGGGGGAGACGTCGGCGCGCTGCGCACCCGGCAGACGCAGGTCCGGCCAACGTCGTCGCGCCGGTTCCAGTTCACCGGCCTGCAGCGCTTCCAGCGGCGCGTCCGGGTGCTTGCCGTCGCGCGAGAAGAAGTGCACCCCTGCCGCATCCTGCCAGCGGTCTCGGCTGCGCGCATGGATGCGGCATCGCAGGCCGTAGATCTCCTGCTGGTTGCACAGCAGGGTGTCGTCGCGGCCGTCGCCGTCCAGATCGCGCACCAGCAGCACGCAGCGGCCCTCGCGCTGCCGGCAGCCGCTGTCGTTGAACTGGCCGGCGAGCAGCGCCTGCCACCAGTCGGCGCCGGGATCGGCGCTGCCGGCGGCGAGCGGGATGTGCTGGCGCAGTTGGGCAGGATCGGCGATGCGGTCGCGCGCGGGGTCCTCCTCCTCCTCCTCGCCGCTGCCGCTCCAGCGTTGCGGGCGGTCCAGGACGCGCTGCAGCCGCTGCAACTGGGCAGGGTCGTCGACGAAGCCCGGCACGTCGCGCAGCGCCTGCATGGCGCGGTAGCCGCGGCGGCCGCTGTCGAAGCGCAGGTAGTACAGATCCATCTGCGCGGCCGTGGTGCGGCCGTCGGCCAGGCGCTGCAACTGGTTGCCGACGACGAGGCGGTACGGGTCCAGCAGCGGCGACGCGGTGGCCAGCGCCAGCGCGATCACCCCCCATGACATGGCCCGGTTGACCGGCGCCAGCGGCCGCAGCCAGCGTCCGCGCGGACGCAGCACCGCCCACGCATAGCCGAACGCGTAGCCGCAGGCGAGCACCGCCGCCAGCACGCCCTTGAAACGGTCCGCGCTCCAGCCGTACTGGTCGATGCGCAACCACAGCGCGTACAGCGCCAGCAGCGCGTACAGCGGCAGGCTCAGCAGGCCGGCGTCGATCAGCCGCCGCAGCCATTGCGGATAGGGCGGGGCGGCCTCGCCGTCCTGGTACACGGCATTGACGAACACCGCCAAGCCGGCGACCAGCGCAATCAGGATCTTTGCCGCGGCGCGGGTCTCCCACAGCGGCTGCAGCCCGGTGAACGGCAGGCTCAGCGCGAACAGCACCGCCACGAACGCCAGCAGCGGCAGCAGCCCGGTGCAGATCGCGAACAGGATCTGCCGCATCACCTGCACCGCGCGCTGCTGGGTGCGGCCGATCAGCAGGCCCAGGCCGAACATGGTGCCGGTGGCGAGGTGGACGAAGGCGGTCTCGCGGAACAACTCGCGGAAGAAATCCAGCTTCACCAGCGCGAACAGCGCGCCCCACAGCCACAGCACCAGCCAGCAGACGCCGACGAACACGCCGGCCAATGCCAGGGTCAACGCGTTCTGCCAGGCGTGCTCGAACAGCTCGCGGTACGGCGCCTGCCAGCGGCCATGCGGCAGGCGGCATTGCAGCCACGGCAGCAGCACGAACATGCCCAGCGCGATGGCCATGCCGAACGGCGCCAGCACCTCCGCGCTACGCAGCCCCGGCGCGCCAGTGGCGCTCCACGCCGCCCAGGCCGACAGCGCCGCCACCAGCAGCGCCAGCGCGATCGCGTGCTGCCACAGGCGCAGCTCGCTCAGGCGCCGCACCGACAGCAGGGTCAGCGTCGGCACGGTCAGCACCAGGGTGTACCAGCACACCCGGCTGCCCAGTGCCGCGAACGGCCACAGGCCGGTCTCGGCGCCACGCTGGGCCAGGTACATCAGCGCACCCTGCAGCAGCGCCACCAGCACGATGAAGGCACGGGTCTGCCGCGGCAGGTCGGGGGCGGTTTCCATGCGAGCCAGCGTCCTTGGCGGCGCGACAGCGCCGGATCGGCCGATTATGGCAGCCCGATCCGGTCCGGCGCAGCGCAGGGCCGGGAGGGACGATAGAATGGCGCTATGCCCGCTTTGCCTACGCCCCTGGCCAACCAACTGCTGATCGCGCTGCCGGCGCTGTCCGATCCCAACTTCGCGCGCGGCGTGGCGCTGATCTGCCAGCACGACGCCAACGGCGCGATGGGGGTGCTGGTCAACCGCGCCTCCGAATACACGCTTGGCGAGGTGTTGGCGCAGATGGGCATCGACACCATCGACGCGACGCTGCGTGAACAGGTGGTGCTCAGCGGCGGGCCAGTGCATCCGGAACGCGGCTTCGTGATCCACGACGGCGCGCGCGCCTGGGATTCGAGCCTGGCGTTCGGCGACGGCCTGTTCCTGACCACCTCGCGCGACGTGCTAGAGGCGATGGCGCGCGGCGACGGCCCGCGCAACGCGGTGGTCGCGCTGGGCTGCGCCGGCTGGGGCGCCGGGCAGCTGGAATACGAACTGGGCGAGAACAGCTGGCTGACCGCGCCGGCCGACGCCGAACTGCTGTTCGAACTGCCGCTGGAGCGGCGCTGGCAGACCGCGGCCGGGCGCATCGGCGTGGACCTGTTCCGCCTTACCGACTACAGCGGGCATGCCTGAGCCCGACACGCTCGCGCCCGGCGCGATCCGCCGCGACGGCACCGTGCTCGGTTTCGACGTCGGCAACCGTCGCATCGGCGTGGCCGTCGGCAACGCTTTGGGCAACGGCGCGCGCGCCCTGGCCGTGGTCGACGTGCAGGCGCAGGGACCGGACTGGCCGGCGCTGGACCGCCTGCATGCCGAGTGGCGCCCGCACGGCCTGGTGGTCGGCGATCCGCTGACCCTGGACGGCGCCGACCAACCCAACCGCAAGCGCGCGCATGCCTTCGCCCGCGAACTCGGCGCGCGCTACCGGCTGCCGGTGGTGCTGGTCGACGAGCGTTCCAGTTCGGTCGAGGCGGCCAAGCGCTTCGCCGTGGACCGCGCCGCAGGCCGCAAGCGCCGCCGCGACGCCGCCGCGCTGGATGCGGCCGCCGCCGCGGTGATCGTCGAGCGCTGGCTGGCCGCGCCCGGCGACGCCACCTCCCTTTCCTGATTCCCTTCCCGGACCCGCCATGACTGATCCGCAACTCGATTCGAACGGGCGCCTGCGCCACCTGCTGACCCTGGAAGGCCTGCCGCGCGCGACCTTGCTGCAACTGCTGGACCGCGCCGGGCAGATCCGCGACGCGGCGGTGGGCCGGGTCGGCAAGCGCAACGTGCTGGCCGGTACCGCGGTGTGCACGCTGTTCTTCGAGCCGTCCACGCGCACCCGCAGCTCGTTCCAGCTGGCCGCGCAGCGGCTGGGCGCGGACGTGCTGAACTTCGACGCCTCGACCTCGTCCACGCGCAAGGGCGAGACCGCGCGCGACACGCTGAAGAACCTGGAGGCGATGGGCGTGCGCGGTTTCGTCGTGCGCCATCCCGAGGACGGCGCGGTCGAGCGCCTGGCCGCGGCGGCGGGCGAGGGCACCGCGCTGATCAACGCCGGCGACGGCCGCAGCGCGCATCCCACCCAGGGCCTGCTCGACATGCTGACCCTGCGCCACGCCAAGGGCGGCGACTTCTCCAAGCTCAAGCTGGTCATCGTCGGCGACGTCAAGCACTCGCGCGTGGCGCGCTCGGACCTGCACGCGTTGCGCACGCTTGGCGCCGGCCAGGTGCGCGTGTGCGGCCCGCAGGCGCTGCTGCCCGACGACGACACCCTGGCCGGCTGCGTGGTCGGCGACGACTTCGACGCCATGCTCGACGGCGTGGACGCGGTGATGATGCTGCGCCTGCAGCGCGAGCGCATGGAGGAAGGCCTGGTGTCCTCGCTGGAGGGCTACCACGCGCGCTACGGCCTCACCGCCGAACGCCTGCGCCGTGCGGCCAAGGACGCGGTGGTGCTGCACCCGGGGCCGATCAACCGCGGCGTGGAGATCACCGACGAAGTGGCCGACGGCGCGCAGTCGTGCGTGCTGCGCCAGGTCGCCAACGGCGTGGCGGTGCGCATGGCGGTGTTGGAGACGTTGTTGGGCTGAGCGCGGGCGGGCGGAGCGAGGATGCCGGCGTCCTGGCCGGCGGCGCCGGCCACCGCCGCCAACCCCCGATCGCGCGCGGCAGCGACCGCAGTGCTGCCCATGTCGAAGAGCTGGCCGGCTTTGAACGTCTTCCTGGCTTGACCACGCGGCGTTCGTCGCGCGTGGTTTCTCGCGCCCACCCGGCGTTCCGGGATGCCCTTCCCAGGCCGCGGCATCCGCCTTGCGTCGGGTATGCGAAGATCCCAGAATCCGGCATCGAGGCGGAAGGAGCCACGTCCCATGTCCGGCTCCAGTTCCATCGCCATGCGCGCGTGATGGCGCGTGATACGCGCTGCAGGCGCGCGAGCGCCGCTGCGTTGCATCGCCGTGCCGACCCTTTCCCTCGTCTCGACCGCAGGATGCACCAGAGCAATTCGCGCAGCAGGTCATCACGTTGTTGGGTGGCAGGGACGCTGTGGAGGTACCGGCCTCGGCGCTCACCACGTTCCCGTGGCAGCGCCTGTGTTCCGAGCGCGACGACGCGCTGCTGCTGAAGTTCACCGTGGACGGCGACGAGCGCGTGCTGTCGTTGCCCTACGAGGAGTTCTTCGTCGATGAGGGCCACGTCGACAACTCGCTGGAAGACGCCTGCGTGGGCTCGGGCGACAGGATCCTGGTGAGGAAAAAATATCCCGGGTACAGCGGTCCGGTGGAATTCCAGAAGAGCCGTCACGTAGGCTAGCCATGGTGGACATGCCCGATCCGAAAGGCGCCAAGCGGGAGATCGAGCAGGAGGCTTATCGGTACTACGAGCAGTTGAGCGGCACGCCGCTGGCCAGGCGCCCCGACGGCAGCTTCGCCGCGCAAGGCCACAACGACCAGCTCGATGCGTTCCGCCACGCCTATACCAGCGGCCGTGTCACCCAGATCGCCGGCGGCATGCAGTGGGTCGCGCGTCATTTTGGCAACGACGCGGAGATCGGTGCGGCGCACCCCCACGATCCGTACGAACACCGCATGGACCTGTGGAACAACGCGGCCGGCCGTCGTCTCGGTGATGCGACTGCCGACGCCCCCGACCTGGCGCAACGCACCTATGCGGCGCTGCGTAACGGCGAACTGGTCGGCGGCGTGTCCGATCCGCGCCTGCGCCAACTGTATCCGCAATATCCGCGCCTGCGACTGGCGCAGGGCGACCGGCAGCGCGAACTGGTCGCCGGTGGCGACGTGGACCGCATCAACAGCGACGTCTCGCGGCTGCAGGACCAGGCGCAGGATCGCTTCCCGCCCGGTCAACAGGATCGCGCTTGTTTCGATGCCCTGCGCGCGCAACTGCCCGACCATGTGTCCGACACCAAGGTCGCCCACGCGTTGCTGGCGGCCAAGTCCGAGGGGATCGGGCGTGTCGACCAGATCGGCGCGGCGACGCTGCACAACGGCCAGATTGTCGTCAGCGGCAAGACGCCCGGCTTCCGGGCACAGGTGGACGCGAATGCGCCGCGCCGGCGCCGGACATGCGCGAGACCGTCTATCGGACCGACCAGCACAACCTGGCGCGCACTTACGACGAGCAGAACCGCGCGCAGTCGCAGGCCCAGCCGCACAGTACGCGGCACCGGCCGGGCCGTAGCGCACGCGGCAGTACGGCCTCACCGTCGAACGCCTGCGCCGCGCGTCGACGGGCCTCATCGGTAGAGCCCGTGGCGACTGAAGTCACTCCCACAGTGGATCCCGGCGCTGCGGATGGCCGTTCGGCACATCTACGCCACGGCGTTTCGTCCTACCATCGGCGGCGATCCTCCCCACGGATGTCCTCATGAGCCATGTCCTGCGCCGCGCCGGTTTCGCCGCGGCTTGCGCTTCCCTCGTCGGCTTCGCCCAGGCCGCCGCCGCGCCGGCCGCTGCCGCACCCGTCAGCGGCTACGACCCGCTGGCCCTGTTCGCGCCCCTGCCGCTGCCGCAGCCGGCCACCGCCTACCGCAGCGGCGGCGGCGTGCCCGGGCCGCTGTACTGGCAGAACCGCGCCGACTACGACCTGCACGCCACCATCGATCCGGCCACGCACACGCTCAGCGGCCAGGAAACCATCACCTACAGCAACCGCAGCCCGGACACGCTGGACGTGCTGTGGCTGCAGCTGGACCAGAACATCTACCGCGCCGATGCGCGCGCCCGCGGCGTGCGCCCGGCGCGGGAGGAGCGCCCGCCGTCGCCGTCCACCGATGGCTACCGCATCGCCAAGGTGGAAGTGGAGCAGGGCGGCAAGCGCGTGCCGGCCCACTTCCTGGTCGACGACACGCGCATGCGCGTGGACCTGCCGCAGCCGCTGGCCGGCGGCGGCAAGGCGCTGAAGCTGCATATCGACTACGCCTACACGGTGCCCGGCACCTGGGACGGGCGCACCGCGATCACCCCGACCGGCGACGGCGACATCTACGAGATCGCGCAGTGGCATCCGCGCATGGCGGTGTACGACGACCAGCGCGGCTGGGACACGCAGCCCTACCTGGGCGCGGAGTTCTACCTGGAATACGGCGATTTCGACTACGCGGTGACGGTGTCGTGGAACTACCTGGTCGCCGGGTCCGGCGAACTGGCGAACCCGGCGCAGGTGCTGACCGCGACGCAACGCCAGCGCCTGGCCCGGGCCGCGGCCAGCGACCGCACCGTGGCGATCCGCAGCGCCGCCGAAATCGGCGATGCGGCCAGCCGGCCGACCGCCAGCGGCACCCAGACCTGGCGCTTCCACATGGCGCATACCCGCGACGTGGCCTTCGCCGCCTCGCCGGCGTTCGTCTGGGACGCCGCGCGCATCAACCTGCCGGGCGGCAAGCATGCGCTGGCGATGTCGGTGTATCCGCGCGAAGGCGTCGGCGCCGATAAGCCGGACCGCTCCACCGAGTTCGTCAAGGCGGCGATCGAGCATTTCTCGCAGTGGTATCCGTACCCGTGGCCGGCGGCGGTGAACCTGGACGGCCACGGCGCCGGCATGGAGTATCCGGGCATCGTGTTCGACGACATGCACGACGCCGGCAGGGACCTGTTCTGGATCACCGCGCACGAACTGGGCCACGGCGGGTTCCCGATGATCGTCGGCTCCAACGAGCGCCGCGACGCATTCATGGACGAAGGCTTCAACACCTTCATCGACGTCTACGCCTCCGACGCGATCAACCACGGCGAATTCGCGCCCAAGCGCGACAGCGAGTATGCGCCCAAGGGCGGCAACCCCGTCGACGAGATCCTGCCGCTGCTGGCCGACGTGCAGGCGCCGACCCTGCTCGACCGCGCCGACGCCACCAGCGAGACCTACCGACATCCGCTGACCTACTTCAAGGGCGCGCTGGGCCTGGTGCTGTTGCGCGAACAGATCCTCGGCCCAGCGCGCTTCGATCCGGCGTTCCGCAAGTACATCGCCGCCTGGGCGTACAAGCATCCGACCCCGTCGGATTTCTTCCGGCTGATGGAAAGCGAGTCCGGCGAAGACCTGTCGTGGTGGTGGCGCGGCTGGTACCTCAACAACTGGCAATTGGACATGGGCGTGCGCGCGGCCCGCTATGTCGGGCACGATCCGGCCAAGGGCCTGCTGGTGACCTTGCAGAGCAGGCAGAAGCTGGTGATGCCGGCGACCTTGCGCATCGACTTCGCCGACGTCAGCCACCTCGACCAGCGCGTGCCGGTGGAAACCTGGGTCCAGCAGACCCGGCCGCAGATCCGCGTGCCGAGCACGCAGAAGATGCTGCACGTGACCCTGGACCCGGACCACTGCCTGCCCGATGCCGACCGTGGCGACAACCGGCTCGATGCGGTGAGCTGAGCGGTGCGCGCGGCGCAGGCGACGCGGCGCCGCTGCCGCCCGCGGCGGGCCTGCCGCCGCCCCCATGCCGCGTGCGCTGCACCACCCGCCGGGGCGGCACGGAGGCGGATGGCCTGCGATTGTCCCCGTCGCGCCGCCGCCGCGGGCAGCATGCGGCCCTTGTCTCGATGCAGTGGACCGTTGCGCCATGGGCCGGCGGCGAGGCGGGCGCGCGCCGTGCTCGCGCACCCATAGGGACACAATCGGGACAGCGGTATGCCATCGCCGCGGCGCGCACGGTACCGGCATGACGCGGTATCGTGTGGGGATCCCCGCTATCGACGAAGCCAATGCCGCATCCGTCCATGTCTCCCGGTCCCGCCGCCATGTCCGCCGCGCCTGCGTTGCGCCATGCGCTGAAACCGCGGCAACTGATCATGATGGGCCTGGGCAGCGCGATCGGGGCCGGCCTGTTCCTGGGCTCGGGCGTGGGCGTGCGTGCGGCAGGGCCGGCGGTGCTGCTCTCCTACCTGGTCGCCGGCGTGCTGGTGATCATCGTGATGAACGCACTGGGCGAAATGGCGGCGGCCAAGCCGGCCAGCGGCGCATTCTCGGTGTATGCCGCCGACGCGCTGGGCGCCACCGCCGGCGCCACGGTGGGCTGGCTGTGGTGGCTGCAACTGGTGATCGTGATCGCCGCCGAGGCGGTGGGCGCGGCCGGCCTGCTGGCCACGGTCTGGCCGGCGTTGCCAGTGCCGCTGGCCGCCGTCCTTTTCATGGCCGCGTTCACCGCGATCAATCTGCTCGGCGTGCGCAATTTCGGCGAGTTCGAATTCTGGTTCGCGATCCTCAAGGTGGCGGCGATCGTCGCCTTCATCCTGGTCGGCGTGGCGCTGCTGGCCGGCTGGCTGCCGGGCGTGGCCTCGCCGGGCTGGTCCAACGTCACCGGTAACGGCGGTTTCGCGCCCAAGGGTCTCACCGGCATCGGCGCGGCGCTGCTGGTGGTGGTGTTCGCCTTCGGCGGTACCGAGATCGTGGCGGTGGCGGCGGCCGAGACCGCCGACCCGGAGCGCAGCATCGCACGCGCGATCCGCACCGTGGCCTGGCGCATCCTGGTGTTCTACATCGGCTCGCTGAGCGTGATCATCGCGGTGGTGCCGTGGCAGAGCGAGGCGCTGAGCTCGCCGTTCGCCGCAGTGCTGCAGGCGGCCAGGATCCCCGGCGCGGCGACCGGCATCACCCTGATCGCGGTGATCGCGCTGCTGTCGGCGCTCAACGCCAATCTGTACGGCGCCTCGCGGATGATCTACTCGCTGGCGCAGCGTGGCGAGGCGCCGCGCGCGCTGGCCTTCACCAGCGGCCAGCAGGTGCCGCTGCTGGCGGTGCTGGCCAGCGTGCTGTTCGGCTTCGCCGCCGCGGTGCTGGAGCTGCTGTATCCGAACCGGGTGCTGCCGGTGCTGCTGAACATCGTCGGCGCGACCTGCCTGCTGGTATGGATGATGTCGCTGCTGTCGCAGCTGATCCTGCGCGCGCGCGGCGACCGTGCCGGCACCCACCTGCCGTTCCGCATGCGCGGCTATCCGGTGCTGACCGTGCTGGCGCTGGCGATTCTGCTGGTGATCTTCGGCCTGCTGGCGGCCTCGGCCGATACGCGGGCGCAGTTCCTGTCGATGGTCGCGCTGGCCGCGGCCATCGCGCTGGTCAGCGGCGTGGCGCGGCGACTGCGCGCCGGGGGCAGGGCAGGCCGGAGTGCTTCCTTGTAGGAGCTTCAGCCGCGATCTGAAGCTGGGCAATGCGATAGTGCTGCGGTTTTTGCGAGAACGGAAAGCCTCATGCTTGCGTTCGCCGCTTTCGCCGCTGCCGAAGCCGCTCCTACAAACAGGAGCGGCGGCGGCTCAGCCCAGCAGCAGCCGTGCTCCCAGCGCGCACAGCAAGGCCGGCGGCATCACCAGCGCGCCGACTTTCAAAAAGCGCCAGAAGCCCACGTCCTCGCCTTCGCGGCGGATCGCGGTCAGCCACAGGATGGTGGCCAGCGAGCCGGTGACCGACAGGTTCGGCCCCAGGTCCACGCCGATCAGCAGCGTGTCGACGACCAGTTGCGGCGGCTGCGCCTGGGCGAGGGTGGTGCTGGCGATCAGCCCGGCCGGCAGATTGTTCATCAGGTTGGAGGCCAACGCCAACAGCGCGCCGGCCGCGCCGGCGGTCGCCAGCGGCGACTGCGCGGCGGCGCTGGCCAGCGCTTGCGCGAGCGAGCCGACCACCCCGGTGCGCACCAACGCCGCGACCAGCACGAACAGCCCGGCCACCAGCGGCAGCACCGCCCACGACACCGCCCTGGCCATCGGCAGCGGCGATTGCCTGCCGCCCAGGCACACCGCGCCCAGCGTGGCCAGGCCGGCCAGACAGGTGGGCAGGCCCAGGTCCAGGCCCAGCGCGGAGACGCCGACCAGCAGCGCCGCGGTGGCGAGGATGCCGGCCAGTGCGACTGCGCCGCCGCGGCCGAGCGGCACCGTGTCCACGCGCGCGGCGCAGCGCCCGGCCAGGTCCTTGCGTTCGGTCCAGCGCAGCATGGCGAAGGTGACGCCGATGGCCAGCAGCGACGGCAGCGCGAACGCGGCCAGCCACGTACCCAGCGTCGGCATCTGCCCGCCGTACATGACCAGGTTGGCGGGGTTGGAGATCGGCAGTACGAAGCTGGCCGCGTTGGCGATCAGCGCACAGGCGAACAGCATCGGCAGCGGCTTGGCCCCGGCCTTGCGCGCGGCGGCATACACCGCCGGGGTCAGCACCACCGCGGTGGCGTCGTTGGACAACAGCGCGGTGACCACGATGCCGAAGCCGAACACCAGCGCGAACAGACGCCGGGTCGAGCCCTTGGCCAGGTTCACCGCCTGCATCGCCACCCAGTCGAACAGGCCCTCGGCGCGCGCAGTCTCCGACAGCAGCAGCATCCCGATCAGAAACAGATAGACGTCGTGGCCCTTCAGCACCGCCTGCCAGGCTCCTGCCGCGGGCATCAAGCCGAACGCCAGCAGCAGCAGCGCGCCACCCACCGCCCACCACGCTTCGGACAGTTTGAATGGCCGCGTGATCACCCCGGCGGTGGCCAGCGCGCAGATGCTC encodes:
- a CDS encoding DNA-3-methyladenine glycosylase I, whose protein sequence is MTTYCDSAPGHPLHGPYHDDEYGVPLRGERELFERLLLEINQAGLSWELMLKKRAGFRAAYAGFDVDTVADYGQADVRRLLADPGIVRNRRKVQAAIHNAQVIRGLRQSHGSFAAWLDAHHPRDKPDWIKLFKRTFRFTGGEITGQFLMSLGYLRGAHLEDCPAFARIARLDPAWSGE
- a CDS encoding DUF4153 domain-containing protein — translated: METAPDLPRQTRAFIVLVALLQGALMYLAQRGAETGLWPFAALGSRVCWYTLVLTVPTLTLLSVRRLSELRLWQHAIALALLVAALSAWAAWSATGAPGLRSAEVLAPFGMAIALGMFVLLPWLQCRLPHGRWQAPYRELFEHAWQNALTLALAGVFVGVCWLVLWLWGALFALVKLDFFRELFRETAFVHLATGTMFGLGLLIGRTQQRAVQVMRQILFAICTGLLPLLAFVAVLFALSLPFTGLQPLWETRAAAKILIALVAGLAVFVNAVYQDGEAAPPYPQWLRRLIDAGLLSLPLYALLALYALWLRIDQYGWSADRFKGVLAAVLACGYAFGYAWAVLRPRGRWLRPLAPVNRAMSWGVIALALATASPLLDPYRLVVGNQLQRLADGRTTAAQMDLYYLRFDSGRRGYRAMQALRDVPGFVDDPAQLQRLQRVLDRPQRWSGSGEEEEEDPARDRIADPAQLRQHIPLAAGSADPGADWWQALLAGQFNDSGCRQREGRCVLLVRDLDGDGRDDTLLCNQQEIYGLRCRIHARSRDRWQDAAGVHFFSRDGKHPDAPLEALQAGELEPARRRWPDLRLPGAQRADVSPEDDHQDD
- a CDS encoding YqgE/AlgH family protein; protein product: MPALPTPLANQLLIALPALSDPNFARGVALICQHDANGAMGVLVNRASEYTLGEVLAQMGIDTIDATLREQVVLSGGPVHPERGFVIHDGARAWDSSLAFGDGLFLTTSRDVLEAMARGDGPRNAVVALGCAGWGAGQLEYELGENSWLTAPADAELLFELPLERRWQTAAGRIGVDLFRLTDYSGHA
- the ruvX gene encoding Holliday junction resolvase RuvX, encoding MPEPDTLAPGAIRRDGTVLGFDVGNRRIGVAVGNALGNGARALAVVDVQAQGPDWPALDRLHAEWRPHGLVVGDPLTLDGADQPNRKRAHAFARELGARYRLPVVLVDERSSSVEAAKRFAVDRAAGRKRRRDAAALDAAAAAVIVERWLAAPGDATSLS
- a CDS encoding aspartate carbamoyltransferase catalytic subunit, which translates into the protein MTDPQLDSNGRLRHLLTLEGLPRATLLQLLDRAGQIRDAAVGRVGKRNVLAGTAVCTLFFEPSTRTRSSFQLAAQRLGADVLNFDASTSSTRKGETARDTLKNLEAMGVRGFVVRHPEDGAVERLAAAAGEGTALINAGDGRSAHPTQGLLDMLTLRHAKGGDFSKLKLVIVGDVKHSRVARSDLHALRTLGAGQVRVCGPQALLPDDDTLAGCVVGDDFDAMLDGVDAVMMLRLQRERMEEGLVSSLEGYHARYGLTAERLRRAAKDAVVLHPGPINRGVEITDEVADGAQSCVLRQVANGVAVRMAVLETLLG
- a CDS encoding DUF6973 domain-containing protein, with translation MVDMPDPKGAKREIEQEAYRYYEQLSGTPLARRPDGSFAAQGHNDQLDAFRHAYTSGRVTQIAGGMQWVARHFGNDAEIGAAHPHDPYEHRMDLWNNAAGRRLGDATADAPDLAQRTYAALRNGELVGGVSDPRLRQLYPQYPRLRLAQGDRQRELVAGGDVDRINSDVSRLQDQAQDRFPPGQQDRACFDALRAQLPDHVSDTKVAHALLAAKSEGIGRVDQIGAATLHNGQIVVSGKTPGFRAQVDANAPRRRRTCARPSIGPTSTTWRALTTSRTARSRRPSRTVRGTGRAVAHAAVRPHRRTPAPRVDGPHR
- a CDS encoding M1 family metallopeptidase, which codes for MSHVLRRAGFAAACASLVGFAQAAAAPAAAAPVSGYDPLALFAPLPLPQPATAYRSGGGVPGPLYWQNRADYDLHATIDPATHTLSGQETITYSNRSPDTLDVLWLQLDQNIYRADARARGVRPAREERPPSPSTDGYRIAKVEVEQGGKRVPAHFLVDDTRMRVDLPQPLAGGGKALKLHIDYAYTVPGTWDGRTAITPTGDGDIYEIAQWHPRMAVYDDQRGWDTQPYLGAEFYLEYGDFDYAVTVSWNYLVAGSGELANPAQVLTATQRQRLARAAASDRTVAIRSAAEIGDAASRPTASGTQTWRFHMAHTRDVAFAASPAFVWDAARINLPGGKHALAMSVYPREGVGADKPDRSTEFVKAAIEHFSQWYPYPWPAAVNLDGHGAGMEYPGIVFDDMHDAGRDLFWITAHELGHGGFPMIVGSNERRDAFMDEGFNTFIDVYASDAINHGEFAPKRDSEYAPKGGNPVDEILPLLADVQAPTLLDRADATSETYRHPLTYFKGALGLVLLREQILGPARFDPAFRKYIAAWAYKHPTPSDFFRLMESESGEDLSWWWRGWYLNNWQLDMGVRAARYVGHDPAKGLLVTLQSRQKLVMPATLRIDFADVSHLDQRVPVETWVQQTRPQIRVPSTQKMLHVTLDPDHCLPDADRGDNRLDAVS
- a CDS encoding amino acid permease, with product MPHPSMSPGPAAMSAAPALRHALKPRQLIMMGLGSAIGAGLFLGSGVGVRAAGPAVLLSYLVAGVLVIIVMNALGEMAAAKPASGAFSVYAADALGATAGATVGWLWWLQLVIVIAAEAVGAAGLLATVWPALPVPLAAVLFMAAFTAINLLGVRNFGEFEFWFAILKVAAIVAFILVGVALLAGWLPGVASPGWSNVTGNGGFAPKGLTGIGAALLVVVFAFGGTEIVAVAAAETADPERSIARAIRTVAWRILVFYIGSLSVIIAVVPWQSEALSSPFAAVLQAARIPGAATGITLIAVIALLSALNANLYGASRMIYSLAQRGEAPRALAFTSGQQVPLLAVLASVLFGFAAAVLELLYPNRVLPVLLNIVGATCLLVWMMSLLSQLILRARGDRAGTHLPFRMRGYPVLTVLALAILLVIFGLLAASADTRAQFLSMVALAAAIALVSGVARRLRAGGRAGRSASL
- a CDS encoding arsenic transporter yields the protein MTSGHAANLATWSICALATAGVITRPFKLSEAWWAVGGALLLLAFGLMPAAGAWQAVLKGHDVYLFLIGMLLLSETARAEGLFDWVAMQAVNLAKGSTRRLFALVFGFGIVVTALLSNDATAVVLTPAVYAAARKAGAKPLPMLFACALIANAASFVLPISNPANLVMYGGQMPTLGTWLAAFALPSLLAIGVTFAMLRWTERKDLAGRCAARVDTVPLGRGGAVALAGILATAALLVGVSALGLDLGLPTCLAGLATLGAVCLGGRQSPLPMARAVSWAVLPLVAGLFVLVAALVRTGVVGSLAQALASAAAQSPLATAGAAGALLALASNLMNNLPAGLIASTTLAQAQPPQLVVDTLLIGVDLGPNLSVTGSLATILWLTAIRREGEDVGFWRFLKVGALVMPPALLCALGARLLLG